The DNA window CATTATACCGTATAAGGGACTCAATGTAATGAGTATATCGCACACGCCTTCACAAATACTGGCACAGTAGTCTTGGGTAAAAGTAATCTTTTGTTTTTGAAGTATACAATTGATGGGCGTTACAAATGACCGTATCCACGGATTGCAACAGTAAAACACTGAGGTAGCGTTGACTAGAAGTTACACAAATACATCTTTTGAAGGCCAGCTATAAATAAACGTAGAGCAGCACGTGAGTTACCTGAACTGTCTGAACTTGACTCCTTTTTCTTTGCTGCAGCTTTGGGTGTTGCAGCTGCTGGTTTGGTAGGTGTAGTTTtagctgaaaaataaaacaaaatgaatttagTCTACAGGCAAGTACCACAGCATGTACTGCTGCAAAGCCATGTGGCAGGAGCAGACTCGAGAAACTAAATTGAAGCAGTGCAGCTCACCAACTGACTTCTTCGTTGCCGTCTCCTCATCACTGCTGTCTGAAGAATCGCTGCTCTCCTCCTTACTCGCAGGCTTCTTGGCTGCTGTTGCAGGGGTGGAGGGCTGCTTCTGCTGTGTGGGAGGGGGGACGGCACTGTAGCGTCCTGCAAGAAAATAATCCTTATTAAGAGGCGCAGCTGCCCTGCCAATACCTGCTCCATCTTAAATCAAGCCAGGGTTTGCACTTAACCAAGCAAGAACAAGTCTTATCTGCGCCTGTAGGTTTACaagttgttcatgcagctacaAGGCAGGAGTTATTCACTTAAAACCATTCGAAATCCTTTCTCCAGATCACTTACCCAGACGAGCACTGAAGGGCCTAACTGGCTCCTCATTCGtagattttcttttgttcttattatAAATTGAAATTTAACAGAAGGCACTTCTAAAACCtagggtagttttttttttttttttttttttttttttttttttttaaaaacaaccctaAATTTTTGCACTGAAAGCTCTGACATGTGCTGCACTGAAAGCTTACATTTTCATATATTCAActaattataaaataacatttaggaCTGCTAAAAACTATGGAAGATGACTCGCAATATCTTAAAATTCATCAAAACTGACCCAAGAGCGTGGTGCACAAACTGTACTTGTCAGTGGCTGTAAGCCATGTGCCTACCACTCTAACCCCCTCTTACCAGATTTGGGTTTCTTGCTGGGGGCGCTCTCCTCCTCGTCAGAGGAGTCCTCACTGCTGGACTCTGCGGCGCCCCCTTTGGCAGGGGTACTTTTTGCAGCAGCAGGTTTCACTGGGGTCTTCACAGCGACAGGGGGCTTAGCTGGGGTAGCGGTCTTCTGTgaggagaaacaaaaaaacaccattaacAAACTTTGTACTGGAATCTGTATGGGTTAACTGCAAATTAACAATGTGTGAACTGTGGAATGGTAAAATTGCAAGGTAGCTTTGTACTAATTGGCTTCAACTCAATCCGATGTTCCTCCAGTTGAAGGAATCACTCACTTTAACAGGCGTCTCATCCTCAGAGTCGCTGGAGTCGTCACTGCTGCTGTCATCTTTAGCCTTGCCGTTGACAGCCATGGGGGTAGCTGCTTTCGTAGCTGGCTTAGAGACGGCTGAGAAAGAGAAGCATCACTTTACCGAACTATATATGAAACCCAGGGCTGGGTGCAGAACTTGGGTGAGTTTCTGTACTGTTATTGCACATTATTAAGGCAGTAATAATCCGTTTGGTATGCTTGATCAAAGCTGCCGTTTACCTGCTTTAGTGGCTGGCTTCTCGTCCTCCGAGCTGTCCGAATCCTCACTGCTTGAACTGGAGTCCTTTTTCCTCGCCGCTGGCTTTGTCGTGGTCGCAGGGGGGGTTTTGGGTGTAGCAGCCGCTGCAGGGGTGCTCTTCTGTGGGAAATTTGATGCAAGTTAACACAACTTTAAAAGGCACTGCTGCTGTCTAACTTAATACTTTCTACATTGCAAGGGTTAAGCAGCCAGAAGACATGTCAAGTTCCTTATccaattcagggatggaaatcaagacttattgcatagcagttttacccattctaggttttactatgagcttggttagccacagtgtatagccAAGAAGCTGAGGAGAGTCTTACTAAACACTAGCAAAAAATCCTGCAACTGGATGAAGCACTCAGTCATACAGGCTGACCAATCACTGGCCAAAAAAACGTGGCCAAACGTAACGATACCCTAAGCACTGCTCACCTTGACtggcggctgctgctgctttttatcCTCATCCTCTGAATCGTCGCTAGAGTCACTGCTGCTGGATGATGATTTCTTGGCGGCCAGAGACTTAGCAGCAGGCTTAGCGGCTACAGGAGTGGCAGGTTTGCTCACTGCAACAGAGTTAttacaggcatttaaaaaaaaatgtttttaatatggttAACTGAACTACAGACCCATCTTTGCCCATGTTACCAGGCCTTTTCCAGCCCTCTGGCACCCCATGCTGGTGAAAGGCTGTACCTGCAGGTTTCTTCTTGGCTGGCTCATCATCTTCACTGGAGGAGTCCTCACTGCTCGAGCTGTCCTCCTGCTTGGCTTTCTTCGCCGCTGGTCCATTGGTCACAGCTTTCCTTTTCTTAGCCTCGGGAGACCTGTCAAAAAGCAACAAAACGTAAAAGGTCATTTTGAGCAAGGCTTTCCTTTAATGTATAATATGCTTTCTCAAACACTcagatattcatttattttaccaacATTTGACCTTACTCTGTTTAAACCTGCCCAGGCTTcccactttcaacactgcagacttgTATACAAGCAAAACATATTTGGGCATTTATGAAAGGCAGTGCATCACATGACACGAGTGCACTGCTTCATTTagcactaaaataaaaatcaacaacaTAGAATTTATCTAAAAATTACCTGTGAGAAATACAAAGACTAGAAACACTAAATCAAATCtactttttcaacacaatatgtATGGAAGTTGAAACAGTAAAGTATACTGTTAGACCTTCTGTGTAAAAGTGAATCTAAAGCAGATTTACAGCcttacatatatgtgtgtgtggctgttgtACTGGATACATCGAAAGGAAAGAACATTCTTGAACTCTTACTTGACCCAGAAGTTGAAGACCTCTACGAGATTCGTTGCTTTAGTGTCCAGAGGTTTCTGATTgaatagaaataaagaaaaaaagattagatCAAAAAAAGGAGTTGAACATTATTCAGATACGCTCTCCCGTATGACGGTCAATTATATTTATTGCGCCAAATTTACCAAACGAAGTAAAACAAGTGGCTTGTTCGCCTGACTCCGCTCCCTGCACTTGTGGCTTCACAGGTGTGTAAACGAGCGCGGAGGCAGTGTACTGCTGCACAACAACGTATAGTCTGTGGTGTTTTAGCTGTATGGTAGAACTAGAGAGGATTTGATTGGTTTACTttcaccaaataaataaatatctgactCTGAGCTACTATGTTCcaatatttattcatatttttatatatatatatatatatatggcgtgTCATTCTGTCATAACGCATTTacttactgtatttacaaagttaAATAAGTTTCTCGGCAAAACATGGCGCTTACATTCTACTGGTACTAATTTATGGCAATTCTCTTAAAATATACAGGTACAGTTGTCAAGATTTCCCTAACTCGCACACTCATGCCCGCCTGGCTGATGCACCGATCACATATCGATATTAACTGTTCCTATTAATATACTACTTCGGAATTTAAAACGTATATTGTGTAACCCTTTAATGTTCAAGGTTTCACACGTGTCTGATCTTGTAACAACACTGACGATGGTCCCGCTTTACCCGGCATATCTCGTCCCTACCATCAGACTCCTACAAACTCTCCCGTCTCCGAAGTAGAAACTATCGACTCACCACTTTAGCCTTTCTAATAAACTCCTGTGCGGCCTTGGTGAACTTGTTTTCCACCAGAAAGGAGTACACGTGTTGAAAAAGATCACTCGGCACAGCAGCCTGGTCCGCCATCTTGAGCTCGGCGTGTGGAAAGAAGGAAGAAGCACAGGGATGGCGGCGCAAAGGATACTCATCACAGAAGCTGCGCGGAAATTAATGACGTAAGACAGTTGCCTAGCAACCacgaccccccccaccccccgcgaACGCACAAGATGCAACACGTTCTAGGCTTCTCCAGTGAACAAAACAAAGCTGTTAACATACgagttattaacaaaaaaaatattgcatgttTATGTTGTTGTGTCTTTATATACTGGTCGCCCCGCCCCAAAAGGCAAAATATGACATGCGGGTAAGAGAGGGAAGCGACCAAACACCAGCTATTAATTACAGTTTAACGTGCAGTTTACTATAAGTGTGTGAATCTGCAACGAAACAGGCTGATATATATTTTCAAAGGGTTTACTTCAGccgttttgtatttcattttcaaaaactaacatgtttttttttttttttttctcatttaaaaaaaaggagtaaATTAAAGAATAGAGGAAACGGTTTGAAAACACGGTCCTCTGCCTCAACGGGTGTGTGTCGTGTGTTTCTGCCTCCTGTGCGGTAGATGGCAGTGTTGAGGAATACGGTTTCCTTACTCCCTGGTTCCCCCATGTCGTTTCCTCGTTCCTGTTTGTTCAGTCACGCTGGTCACCTGACGCGCAGTCGGTGTATAGCTCAGTGACGCATTGCAGCAGTAAAGCCCTGTGCAGTGACAGAGAGATCACTTTCCAAAAACATGATGATGTTTCTCCTCCCGCTTCTGTTCATCTGCACAGGTACAATACAAACtttaatatattgttattattattagtacgaTAAAGGACGAGACACAGTGAGGCGGTTTTGATTAAATATTACGCCATTCAACAGACAACCAAGCT is part of the Polyodon spathula isolate WHYD16114869_AA chromosome 13, ASM1765450v1, whole genome shotgun sequence genome and encodes:
- the LOC121325640 gene encoding nucleolar and coiled-body phosphoprotein 1-like isoform X2; amino-acid sequence: MADQAAVPSDLFQHVYSFLVENKFTKAAQEFIRKAKVKPLDTKATNLVEVFNFWVKSPEAKKRKAVTNGPAAKKAKQEDSSSSEDSSSEDDEPAKKKPAVSKPATPVAAKPAAKSLAAKKSSSSSSDSSDDSEDEDKKQQQPPVKKSTPAAAATPKTPPATTTKPAARKKDSSSSSEDSDSSEDEKPATKAAVSKPATKAATPMAVNGKAKDDSSSDDSSDSEDETPVKKTATPAKPPVAVKTPVKPAAAKSTPAKGGAAESSSEDSSDEEESAPSKKPKSGRYSAVPPPTQQKQPSTPATAAKKPASKEESSDSSDSSDEETATKKSVAKTTPTKPAAATPKAAAKKKESSSDSSDSSEDEAPAKPATKPASKPATPAAKPKSPAPAKKAASSSDSDSSSSDSEEEAKKKLAKPAAAKTPASKPATPATGKKTAAAESSSESHSSSDEEEKKSITKPAAKTAAGKSSKVAKGKSPAAAAKKAKESSSSSSSDSEEEAPKQKPVAAAKPAATKKQESSSSESDSSESESEKKQQLSGKPTAPKTPAAVKSATPKQTPASAKKPAAESSSSESSSDSEDEKTPQKKGKSAALAVTPTVTKKSPATSAKKQESSSSEDSSSEEEEEVKAKPAAATTNGTAEKRKRDADSSSENEEEENKAQTPKNKKLDVQLPHSFPKTKHKNKRGGD